In Fusarium oxysporum Fo47 chromosome VII, complete sequence, the following proteins share a genomic window:
- a CDS encoding gag protein → MSAKHAERTISYASPEDWDSWSNEFKKLAHAYDLWQYIDPTDRIRWPQRPELPEIRDYPRQADPDDPDSGTMTPGSDYVPPRRIGELTSEGRAEYEHDIRIYSLKETAYRETKKQEQKLVEFVLKTVSATYQKTSCVTGDRLDKWYQELRRSGVVYNERLRPEARDKYHKAVHTAPKINKLNEWVTEWETTMAEAISKKVPDALDAQCWAEDLNRAMYHVLPSWASTFRQHRRPQILNNSLNYREVAADIRYEAKMANASGRPSGIKRGAFAATYGAASRNDRPAVTDRDNDTIEVQGDASDWATDETSYAHRDTRGQGRGRRARGGGRGVSTKRKRAETTVNPNPDGPTCRGCLGFHDWKGCWYLFPAQKAEGWEPNQSIQRLINDRLKNDIGLVEEVKRLSKSRDRTTQDE, encoded by the coding sequence ATGTCGGCCAAACACGCCGAGAGGACCATTAGCTACGCGTCTCCGGAGGATTGGGACTCCTGGTCCAACGAATTCAAGAAACTGGCGCACGCCTACGACCTATGGCAGTATATTGATCCGACCGATCGTATCCGATGGCCTCAGCGACCAGAACTTCCAGAAATCCGAGACTACCCCAGACAAGCAGATCCGGACGATCCCGATAGTGGCACAATGACGCCCGGCTCAGATTACGTACCGCCCCGGCGAATCGGAGAGTTGACGTCTGAAGGAAGAGCGGAATACGAGCATGATATCAGGATCTACTCTCTGAAAGAAACGGCGTATAGAGAGACGAAGAAACAAGAGCAGAAGCTGGTCGAGTTTGTCCTCAAGACGGTCTCGGCCACGTATCAGAAAACATCCTGCGTCACGGGAGACCGATTGGACAAGTGGTATCAGGAGCTACGAAGATCTGGAGTGGTATACAACGAACGCCTTCGACCCGAAGCGCGCGACAAGTACCACAAAGCCGTACATACAGCCCCGAagatcaacaaactcaacGAGTGGGTAACGGAGTGGGAGACGACCATGGCCGAAGCGATCAGCAAGAAAGTCCCTGATGCTCTCGATGCGCAATGCTGGGCGGAAGACCTGAACCGAGCAATGTATCACGTCCTCCCCAGCTGGGCATCTACTTTCCGACAACACCGACGCCCTCAAATCCTCAATAATTCCCTCAACTATCGAGAAGTCGCTGCCGACATTCGATACGAAGCCAAAATGGCCAACGCTAGCGGAAGGCCGTCAGGAATCAAGAGAGGCGCATTCGCAGCCACATACGGCGCTGCATCCAGGAACGACAGACCTGCAGTCACAGACCGCGATAATGACACTATTGAAGTCCAAGGAGACGCCTCAGATTGGGCGACGGACGAAACATCCTATGCACATCGAGATACGCGAGGCCAAGGCCGTGGGCGTAGAGCACGAGGCGGCGGAAGAGGAGTATCAACAAAACGAAAACGAGCAGAGACGACCGTCAATCCGAACCCGGATGGCCCTACCTGTCGAGGATGTTTAGGTTTCCATGACTGGAAAGGCTGCTGGTACTTATTCCCAGCCCAGAAAGCCGAAGGATGGGAGCCCAACCAATCGATACAACGATTAATAAATGACCGTCTCAAGAACGATATTGGTTTGGTGGAGGAAGTCAAACGATTGTCCAAAAGTCGAGACAGAACCACTCAGGACGAGTGA
- a CDS encoding peptidase S8/S53 domain-containing protein, which translates to MKFTTALFGLTGLVGLALAQAPIKNNEVDSEIVVPDSYIITYKSSATPSNKKRHEEAITKKAKSKDKEGVVDSINLDGFQGYVAEIPPSELKDVVNSDLVAYIEKDTVINITAVAAPTFGPLTIRAYTTQLHAPWGLARISHRSTNNGGAFDSGYYYDSTAGAGVHVYVVDTGIRTTHSEFSGGRAIWGANFVSGSPNTDEFGHGTHVAGTIGGKTYGVAKACKVYAVKVFDKNGSGTMAGVIQGLQWAVNNAKARGVAKKAVVNMSLSGSYTAAVNDAVKAATDAGLTVVVAAGNFNDDASLYSPASAPSAITVGAVDATNYRTWFSNYGSLVDIFAPGSGILSSWHLSDSASRYLAGTSMASPHVAGLAAYFISKEGIQGSAAVTNSILSAAVTNVVADPQGSNNRLAYNAGGA; encoded by the exons ATGAAGTTCACCACCGCTCTTTTCGGTCTTACCGGGCTTGTCGGTCTGGCCCTTGCCCAGGCGCCCATCAAAAACAACGAAGTTGACTCCGAAATTGTTGTCCCGGACAGCTACATCATCACGTACAAGTCCAGCGCAACGCccagcaacaagaagaggcacgaagaagccatcaccaagaaggccaagagcaaggacaaggagggTGTTGTTGACAGCATCAACCTCGACGGCTTCCAAGGCTACGTCGCTGAGATTCCGCCCTCGGAGCTCAAGGATGTCGTCAACTCTGACCTG GTCGCTTATATCGAGAAGGATACTGTGATCAACATCACTGCCGTTGCCGCCCCTACCTTCGGCCCGCTCACCATTCGCGCCTACACCACCCAGCTCCACGCCCCTTGGGGTCTCGCCCGCATCTCGCACCGCTCCACCAACAACGGCGGCGCCTTCGACTCTGGCTACTACTATGATAGCACCGCCGGCGCCGGCGTGCACGTGTACGTGGTGGACACGGGCATCCGAACCACCCACAGCGAGTTCTCGGGTGGCCGCGCCATCTGGGGCGCCAACTTCGTCAGTGGCTCGCCTAACACGGACGAGTTCGGCCACGGTACCCACGTTGCCGGCACTATTGGTGGCAAGACCTATGGCGTGGCCAAGGCCTGCAAGGTGTATGCCGTCAAGGTGTTCGACAAGAACGGCTCCGGCACCATGGCTGGTGTGATCCAGGGCCTGCAGTGGGCTGTCAACAACGCCAAGGCCCGAGGCGTCGCCAAGAAGGCCGTTGTCAACATGTCCCTCAGTGGCTCCTACACTGCCGCTGTCAACGACGCCGTCAAGGCCGCCACCGATGCTGGTCTCACCGTCGTCGTTGCTGCCGGCAACTTCAACGACGACGCCTCTCTCTACTCGCCCGCTTCTGCTCCCTCTGCCATCACTGTCGGTGCCGTTGACGCTACCAACTACCGCACTTGGTTCTCCAATTATGGCTCCTTGGTCGACATCTTTGCGCCCGGTAGTGGTATCCTCAGCTCGTGGCACCTCAGTGACTCTGCCAGCAGGTACCTTGCCGGCACGAGCATGGCCTCGCCGCATGTTGCTGGTCTCGCTGCGTACTTCATCTCCAAGGAGGGAATCCAGGGTTCCGCTGCTGTCACCAACAGCATCCTCAGCGCTGCCGTCACCAACGTTGTTGCTGACCCTCAGGGCAGCAACAACCGTCTTGCTTACAACGCTGGTGGTGCTTAA